Genomic window (Microlunatus antarcticus):
AGCGCCTCGCGCAGCGCCACCTGGGTCGCGAGGTAGACCACGGCCTCGGGGTCGTCGGCGACCTCGACGAACGCGACCGGGTCGGTCACCGACCAGCGGACCGCCGCGGTGACGCGGACGCTCGCGCCGTCCGCGGTCGGGACGTCTTGCGGCGCGACGGCGAGCAGCCGCTCGCGGAGGTCGACCGGGACGACCGTC
Coding sequences:
- a CDS encoding SPFH domain-containing protein, whose product is MALLTRAITVEARTCAVVYRHGVRTGVLAAGRHRRPAGSTVVPVDLRERLLAVAPQDVPTADGASVRVTAAVRWSVTDPVAFVEVADDPEAVVYLATQVALREAL